CAGGAAGATCTTGAACAAGAACATAGAAATAGTCGGCTACAGCGACAACCTTGAGGAGCAGGTTAAGTACGCGCTTGCTCCTGCAAGGATAAAGGAGATCAAGGTGACCTCTAAACCAGGCGGGGAGAAAGTAGTCTACGTGGCGGTGGATCCATCGGACAAGGGCCTCGCCATCGGTAAGAACGGCAGGAACGTTCAAAAAGCAAAGATTATTTTAAAGAGACACTTCAACATCGACTCTCTCATTATAGCATAAAATTTAAGAATACTTGAAACTATTTGAGTCTAGAAGAAGAGTTAAGGGATTAAACCATGCCGGGCAAGAAAGCACCATACGGGATGTACGCGGCAAGGAAGCTGAAGAGGAAGCGTCTCAAGTTTAGGTGGAGCCAGAGGGATTTCAAGCTCAGGATGCTTAAGCAGCAAGGCAAGATAAGGGACCCGCTTGAAGGAGCGCCAATGGCTAGGGGAATAGTTCTTGAAAAGGTTGGAGTAGAATCCCGTAAGCCAAACTCAGCCCTGAGAAAATGTGTCCGCGTCCAGCTTGTGAAAAACGGCAAGGTGGTTACAGCATTCGTCCCGTGGGACGGTGGAGTCAACTATATTGACGAGCACGATGAAGTAGTTATTGAAGGTATTGGAGGCCCGATGGGAGGGTCTCTAGGAGATATTCCCGGAGTGAAGTATAAGGTAGTAATGGTTAACGGGGTATCTTTGAAAGCTCTCTGGCTGGGTAAGAAGCAGAAGCCTGTTAGGTAGGTTTAAGCTTTTAACTTGTTGAAGCCGTAAAGCTACTTTTCAAAATCCTCTTCTCTATCCTCAAGCTTTGAGAGCTCCTCGAAAATCTTGTAAAGCCTCTCCTGCT
This region of Thermosphaera aggregans genomic DNA includes:
- a CDS encoding NusA-like transcription termination signal-binding factor, giving the protein MSKERSQVKITPDEFRYMALLHEITGATVRDCIMDESENRVIFLVNPEDIGKAVGPKGFFVQKLRKILNKNIEIVGYSDNLEEQVKYALAPARIKEIKVTSKPGGEKVVYVAVDPSDKGLAIGKNGRNVQKAKIILKRHFNIDSLIIA
- a CDS encoding 30S ribosomal protein S12; this encodes MPGKKAPYGMYAARKLKRKRLKFRWSQRDFKLRMLKQQGKIRDPLEGAPMARGIVLEKVGVESRKPNSALRKCVRVQLVKNGKVVTAFVPWDGGVNYIDEHDEVVIEGIGGPMGGSLGDIPGVKYKVVMVNGVSLKALWLGKKQKPVR